The following are encoded together in the Lathyrus oleraceus cultivar Zhongwan6 chromosome 3, CAAS_Psat_ZW6_1.0, whole genome shotgun sequence genome:
- the LOC127125694 gene encoding enolase, whose protein sequence is MAAITSIKARQIFDSRGNPTVEVDITVSDGTFARAAVPSGASTGIYEALELRDGGSDYLGKGVSKAVDNVNTIIAPALIGKDPTKQTEIDNFMVQQLDGTVNEWGWCKQKLGANAILAVSLAVCKAGAGVLKTPLYKHIANIAGNKNLVLPVPAFNVINGGSHAGNKLAMQEFMVLPVGASSFKEAMKMGVEVYHHLKAVIKKKYGQDAINVGDEGGFAPNIQENKEGLELLKSAIDKAGYTGKVVIGMDVAASEFYKEDKSYDLNFKEDNNDGSQKISGEALKDLYKSFVSEYPIVSIEDPFDQDDWEHYAKMTGEIGTNVQIVGDDLLVTNPKRVQKAIDSKACNALLLKVNQIGSVTESIEAVRMSKKAGWGVMTSHRSGETEDTFIADLAVGLSTGQIKTGAPCRSERLAKYNQLLRIEEELGAEAVYAGVNFRTPVEPY, encoded by the exons ATGGCCGCTATTACTTCCATCAAGGCTCGTCAGATCTTCGACAGCCGTGGCAATCCAACCGTCGAG GTTGATATAACTGTCTCCGATGGCACTTTCGCTAGAGCCGCTGTTCCTAGCGGTGCATCCACTG GTATTTACGAGGCTCTTGAGTTGAGAGATGGAGGATCTGACTATCTTGGAAAAGGTGTATCAAAG GCTGTTGACAATGTGAACACCATCATTGCCCCAGCATTGATCGGCAAG GACCCAACTAAGCAGACTGAGATTGACAACTTCATGGTTCAGCAGCTCGATGGAACTGTTAATGAGTGGGGTTGGTGTAAACAGAAG ctTGGGGCAAATGCCATATTGGCAGTGTCTCTTGCAGTCTGCAAAGCTGGTGCTGGAGTCCTAAAAACCCCTCTTTACAAG CATATTGCAAACATTGCAGGCAACAAGAATTTGGTTTTGCCTGTTCCAGCTTTCAATGTCATTAATGGTGGATCACATGCAGGAAACAAGCTTGCCATGCAG GAGTTTATGGTTCTTCCTGTGGGAGCCTCCTCTTTCAAGGAAGCCATGAAGATGGGTGTGGAAGTCTATCACCATTTGAAG GCTGTGATTAAGAAGAAATATGGTCAAGATGCAATCAATGTTGGTGACGAAGGTGGTTTTGCCCCTAACATTCAG GAGAACAAAGAAGGTTTGGAGTTGCTAAAATCTGCCATTGACAAAGCCGGATACACTGGCAAA GTTGTCATTGGAATGGATGTTGCAGCTTCCGAGTTCTACAAGGAAGACAAGTCATATGATTTGAACTTCAAGGAAGAT AACAACGACGGCTCACAGAAGATCTCAGGAGAGGCTTTGAAAGATCTCTACAAGTCATTTGTGTCAGAGTACCCAATTGTTTCAATTGAGGATCCTTTTGACCAGGATGACTGGGAGCACTATGCCAAGATGACTGGTGAGATTGGAACCAATGTGCAAATTGTTGGTGATGATCTCTTGGTTACCAACCCCAAG AGGGTTCAGAAGGCAATTGACTCAAAAGCATGCAATGCTCTTCTTCTCAAG GTGAACCAAATTGGATCAGTGACTGAAAGTATTGAAGCCGTGAGGATGTCCAAAAAGGCTGGATGGGGTGTCATGACCAGCCACCGAAG TGGAGAGACTGAGGATACCTTCATTGCTGATCTTGCTGTTGGTTTGTCAACG GGTCAAATTAAGACCGGAGCTCCATGCAGGTCAGAGCGTCTAGCTAAGTATAACCAG CTCTTGAGAATTGAGGAGGAGCTCGGTGCTGAAGCAGTGTATGCTGGAGTTAACTTCCGTACTCCTGTTGAGCCCTACTAA